From one Thiobacter sp. AK1 genomic stretch:
- a CDS encoding S26 family signal peptidase, with translation MLEALYSHLARRAAMYLWMLVAFVTFSRYFALTINVSNSLPGTIFLVEKGAKPGKGDLAAFRYNGGGPYERGSLFLKRVLGMPGSVVTATDRGNGYRDYFVDGQFAGRAKPLSKHGMPLAPGPVGVIPEGRYYMAAPNPDSLDSRYALVGWVKDSQIVGRGIKIF, from the coding sequence ATGCTCGAAGCACTCTATTCTCACCTTGCCCGCCGCGCCGCGATGTACCTCTGGATGCTGGTTGCCTTCGTCACGTTCAGCCGGTACTTCGCCCTGACTATCAACGTCTCCAACTCCTTGCCGGGCACGATCTTTCTTGTCGAGAAAGGCGCGAAACCAGGCAAAGGCGATCTGGCGGCATTTCGTTACAACGGTGGTGGGCCTTATGAGCGGGGAAGCCTGTTCCTCAAGCGCGTCTTGGGGATGCCAGGATCGGTGGTGACCGCTACGGATCGAGGTAACGGCTATCGCGACTACTTCGTCGATGGACAGTTTGCAGGCCGCGCCAAACCATTGTCCAAGCACGGCATGCCTCTCGCCCCCGGTCCGGTCGGCGTCATACCGGAAGGGCGGTACTACATGGCCGCGCCCAACCCCGACAGCCTCGACTCTCGCTATGCCTTGGTTGGTTGGGTCAAAGACAGCCAGATCGTTGGACGAGGAATCAAGATTTTCTAA
- a CDS encoding FlhC family transcriptional regulator codes for MVELAELENLQLAHALIRAGLRLSIVRGMAGIGTRTLRQWWKDVHGVRPPNGKLPESVLSYIKDKDSASRLSAFVALHRRLHGSELTPESFLTTWREFQRICGPIDINAAYFAVRDVKVGIVAFPRCDQCNAGFIYDAGSRHTDRCPFCDTRVLAD; via the coding sequence ATGGTCGAACTAGCCGAACTCGAAAATCTCCAACTAGCCCACGCGCTCATTCGGGCGGGGCTGCGGCTGTCCATTGTTCGCGGTATGGCGGGCATCGGGACGCGCACCCTGCGCCAGTGGTGGAAGGATGTCCACGGCGTCCGGCCGCCCAATGGCAAGCTGCCGGAGTCCGTCCTGTCTTACATAAAGGACAAGGATTCAGCATCCAGGTTGTCCGCGTTCGTCGCTCTCCATAGACGATTGCATGGGTCGGAACTGACGCCGGAAAGCTTTCTGACGACCTGGCGCGAGTTTCAGCGCATCTGCGGTCCGATCGACATCAACGCGGCGTATTTCGCCGTTCGGGATGTCAAGGTTGGAATCGTGGCGTTTCCCCGCTGCGACCAATGCAACGCGGGTTTCATTTATGACGCTGGCAGCAGGCACACTGATCGCTGCCCGTTCTGCGACACACGGGTCCTCGCCGACTGA
- a CDS encoding helix-turn-helix domain-containing protein, which produces MKPTIGKRLKAWRKHLGLTQEEFSSRTGLHIGVVRKYENGVNVPGGEALVAIGKTGVNLNWLLLGQGDMCAEGEAKYPAFDDAYLRKIDAVKGLLDGLEEDRRNAVLEEIFSRVQEAKRVADLEELVREMARKLG; this is translated from the coding sequence TTGAAACCCACCATCGGGAAGCGCCTAAAGGCTTGGAGAAAACATCTTGGGCTAACCCAGGAAGAGTTCTCTAGCCGGACAGGATTGCATATTGGGGTTGTTCGCAAGTACGAAAACGGGGTCAACGTGCCTGGCGGGGAAGCGCTTGTCGCCATTGGCAAAACAGGTGTCAACCTGAATTGGCTCCTGTTGGGGCAAGGAGACATGTGCGCGGAGGGCGAAGCCAAGTACCCCGCCTTCGATGATGCCTATCTTCGAAAAATCGACGCAGTGAAGGGGTTGCTCGACGGGCTGGAAGAGGATAGGCGGAACGCTGTTCTTGAAGAGATTTTCTCTCGCGTTCAGGAGGCGAAACGAGTAGCCGACCTCGAAGAGCTCGTCAGGGAGATGGCGAGAAAGCTTGGCTGA
- a CDS encoding nuclease-related domain-containing protein, whose amino-acid sequence MIVVYFLFALAILFAVSAIIAERHERKRKATKHEQAPHRLEPERLPHVVELSNHGAHLLAEVERKRQASEEAIRKHQATLEGLAIEEAKIKSGLDGERRLDRLLRGNLDDSWTIIVGYRAYEGEIDRILVGPKGVFAFEVKNLGGVIHCNGDRWWRDKTDRRGKVIERDVPIVDNGGRSPSRQINDAADALERLLRKNGHDVKIVRAVVLTNPRAELGNISGLTVHFLAQVWRMNMQRIFARGTPLDTEQVRKITVAIRRHHEWFERKERQPARPDEKLSQAFSPSP is encoded by the coding sequence ATGATCGTCGTCTATTTCCTATTCGCGCTCGCCATCCTGTTCGCCGTTAGCGCCATCATCGCCGAACGGCACGAGCGCAAACGTAAAGCAACCAAACACGAACAGGCGCCGCATCGATTAGAGCCGGAGCGCCTACCTCATGTTGTGGAGCTTTCGAACCATGGCGCACACCTGCTCGCGGAAGTGGAGCGCAAGCGGCAGGCCTCCGAGGAAGCGATCCGCAAACACCAAGCCACTCTAGAGGGTTTGGCGATCGAGGAAGCCAAGATCAAGTCTGGCCTTGACGGGGAAAGGAGGCTAGACCGGCTTCTTCGCGGCAACCTCGACGATAGCTGGACCATCATTGTCGGCTACCGTGCCTATGAGGGTGAGATCGATCGCATCCTGGTGGGGCCGAAAGGCGTGTTTGCCTTCGAGGTCAAGAACTTGGGCGGAGTCATTCACTGCAACGGCGACCGCTGGTGGCGCGACAAGACAGACAGACGTGGCAAGGTCATTGAGCGGGATGTTCCGATCGTGGACAACGGCGGGAGAAGCCCGTCACGCCAGATCAATGACGCGGCGGATGCCTTGGAACGACTGCTCAGAAAGAACGGACACGACGTCAAAATCGTGCGGGCTGTGGTATTGACGAACCCAAGAGCCGAACTCGGTAACATCAGCGGCCTGACCGTCCACTTTCTGGCCCAGGTGTGGCGCATGAACATGCAGAGAATATTCGCGCGCGGCACGCCTCTCGACACAGAACAGGTCCGCAAGATCACCGTCGCCATCCGCCGCCACCACGAATGGTTCGAACGCAAGGAGCGGCAACCAGCAAGGCCCGACGAAAAACTCAGCCAAGCTTTCTCGCCATCTCCCTGA
- a CDS encoding type II toxin-antitoxin system Phd/YefM family antitoxin: MRIVNMLEAKSTLSKLVELVEQGEEMEILIARNGRPAAKLVKAGAEPVGQRIGVAKGKFNVPEDIDSGNDEIARMFQNAKN; the protein is encoded by the coding sequence ATGCGCATCGTCAACATGCTGGAAGCCAAATCGACGCTCTCGAAGCTCGTCGAGCTCGTTGAGCAGGGTGAAGAGATGGAAATTCTCATCGCCCGCAACGGCCGCCCGGCGGCAAAACTCGTCAAGGCTGGGGCCGAACCTGTGGGACAGCGCATCGGCGTTGCCAAAGGTAAATTCAATGTGCCAGAGGACATCGATTCAGGCAACGACGAGATCGCCAGGATGTTCCAGAATGCGAAGAATTAG
- a CDS encoding KilA-N domain-containing protein: protein MLKPLPIAWIAWDTPERIAAHPAIKDGLGHDAPGLVLTIFANGCLKVSATRRPRLHLADAARYARAAHTWIEAALVSEPNRHLHRVADTLRKRLQLEGWRNLGNGVFEALPVEKALAVLSGIRDIAEPPRPPVRETAIPAFLRKEDSEMQENSVGALPALVIASTPIRQDDAGRFCLNDLHKAAGGENRHRPSLWLENQQTQELVEEIAKAGNPALEQNQPVSVIKGGSSPGTYVCKELVYAYAMWVSPKFHLTVIRAFDDFVMGRKPQVGGVLPDVVASAIKTRAWRLAEEYRLAGMRLISGAHRPGDEELFWETASRAMERLEEHLTSIARNMLASKRDPRQLAAWILVWKPEVPEWERRLH, encoded by the coding sequence ATCAAGGACGGCCTCGGGCACGATGCCCCTGGCCTGGTGCTTACCATCTTCGCCAACGGCTGTCTCAAGGTCTCGGCCACGCGCCGCCCTCGCCTGCACCTGGCCGACGCAGCCCGATATGCGAGGGCTGCCCATACCTGGATCGAGGCAGCGCTGGTGTCCGAGCCGAATCGGCACCTGCACAGGGTGGCCGATACGCTCAGAAAGCGCCTTCAACTCGAAGGTTGGCGCAACCTCGGAAACGGCGTATTCGAGGCGCTGCCGGTCGAGAAGGCGCTGGCGGTGTTGTCCGGCATCCGGGACATCGCTGAGCCGCCGCGGCCGCCTGTCAGGGAGACCGCCATCCCCGCTTTTCTGAGAAAGGAGGATTCCGAAATGCAAGAGAATTCCGTCGGCGCCTTGCCAGCCCTCGTCATCGCCAGCACCCCGATCCGCCAGGACGACGCTGGCCGTTTCTGCCTGAACGACCTTCACAAGGCGGCGGGAGGGGAGAATCGTCATCGACCATCACTGTGGCTTGAAAATCAGCAGACGCAAGAGCTGGTTGAAGAAATTGCCAAAGCAGGAAATCCTGCTTTGGAACAAAATCAACCTGTTAGCGTTATCAAAGGGGGGTCCTCGCCGGGCACCTACGTCTGCAAGGAACTGGTCTACGCCTACGCGATGTGGGTCAGCCCGAAGTTTCACCTAACGGTAATCCGCGCGTTCGACGATTTTGTAATGGGGCGCAAGCCGCAGGTGGGCGGCGTCCTCCCGGATGTGGTGGCAAGCGCCATCAAGACGCGCGCATGGCGGCTGGCCGAGGAATATCGCCTTGCTGGAATGCGATTGATCAGCGGCGCGCATCGTCCTGGCGACGAGGAGCTGTTCTGGGAAACCGCATCCAGGGCGATGGAACGGCTGGAAGAACACCTTACCAGCATTGCCAGAAACATGCTGGCAAGCAAACGCGACCCCCGGCAGCTCGCGGCATGGATTCTTGTCTGGAAGCCTGAAGTGCCGGAGTGGGAGCGTAGGTTGCATTGA